The following proteins come from a genomic window of Macaca fascicularis isolate 582-1 chromosome 8, T2T-MFA8v1.1:
- the PLAT gene encoding tissue-type plasminogen activator, whose translation MNAMKRGLCCVLLLCGAVFASPSQEIHARFRRGARSYQVICRDEKTQMIYQQHQSWLRPVLRSNRVEYCWCNSGRAQCHSVPVKSCSEPRCFNGGTCQQALYFSDFVCQCPEGFAGKHCEIDTRATCYEDQGISYRGTWSTAESGAECTNWNSSALAQKPYSGRRPDAIRLGLGNHNYCRNPDRDSKPWCYVFKAGKYSSEFCSTPACSEGNSDCYLGNGLAYRGTHSLTASGASCLPWNSMMLIGKVYTAQNPNAQALGLGKHNYCRNPDGDAKPWCHVLKNRRLTWEYCDVPSCSTCGLRQYSQPQFRIKGGLFADIASHPWQAAIFAKHRRLPGERFLCGGILISSCWILSAAHCFQERFPPHHLTVILGRTYRVVPGEEEQKFEVEKYIVHKEFDDDTYDNDIALLQLKSDSSHCAQESSVVRTVCLPPADLQLPDWTECELSGYGRHEALSPFYSERLKEAHVRLYPSSRCTSQHLLNRTVTDNMLCAGDTRSGGPQANLHDACQGDSGGPLVCLNGGRMTLVGIISWGLGCGQKDVPGVYTKVTNYLDWIQDNMQP comes from the exons ATGAATGCAATGAAGAGAGGGCTCTGCTGTGTGCTGCTGTTGTGTGGAGCAGTCTTTGCTTCGCCCAGCCAG GAAATCCACGCCCGATTTAGAAGAGGAGCCAGATCTTACCAAG TTATCTGCAGAGATGAGAAAACGCAGATGATATACCAGCAACATCAGTCATGGCTGCGCCCCGTGCTCAGAAGCAACCGGGTGGAATACTGCTGGTGCAACAGTGGCAGGGCACAGTGCCACTCAGTGCCTGTCAAAA gttgcagcgagccaaggtgTTTCAATGGCGGCACCTGCCAGCAGGCCCTGTACTTCTCAGATTTCGTGTGCCAGTGCCCTGAAGGATTTGCTGGGAAGCACTGTGAAATAG ATACCAGGGCCACGTGCTACGAGGACCAGGGCATCAGCTACAGAGGCACATGGAGCACAGCAGAGAGCGGCGCCGAGTGCACCAACTGGAACAGCAGCGCGCTGGCCCAGAAGCCCTACAGCGGGCGCAGGCCTGACGCCATCAGGCTGGGCTTGGGGAACCACAACTACTGCAG AAACCCAGACCGAGACTCAAAGCCCTGGTGCTACGTCTTTAAGGCGGGGAAGTACAGTTCAGAGTTCTGCAGCACCCCCGCCTGCTCTGAGG GAAACAGTGACTGCTACCTTGGGAATGGGTTAGCCTACCGTGGCACCCACAGCCTCACCGCATCGGGTGCCTCCTGCCTCCCGTGGAATTCCATGATGCTGATAGGCAAGGTTTACACAGCACAGAACCCCAATGCCCAGGCACTGGGCCTGGGCAAACATAATTACTGCCG GAATCCTGATGGGGACGCCAAGCCCTGGTGCCACGTGCTGAAGAACCGCAGGCTGACATGGGAGTACTGTGATGTGCCCTCCTGCT CCACCTGCGGCCTGAGACAGTACAGCCAGCCTCAGTTTCGCATCAAAGGAGGGCTCTTCGCCGACATCGCCTCCCACCCCtggcaggctgccatctttgccaAGCACAGGAGGTTGCCGGGAGAGCGGTTCCTGTGCGGGGGCATACTCATCAGCTCCTGCTGGATTCTCTCCGCCGCCCACTGCTTCCAGGAGAG GTTTCCACCCCACCACCTGACGGTGATCTTGGGCAGAACATACCGGGTGGTCCCTGGTGAGGAAGAGCAGAAGTTTGAAGTAGAAAAATACATTGTCCATAAGGAATTCGATGATGACACTTACGACAATGACATTG cGCTACTGCAGCTGAAATCAGATTCGTCCCACTGTGCACAGGAGAGCAGCGTGGTCCGCACTGTGTGCCTCCCCCCGGCGGACCTGCAGCTGCCGGACTGGACTGAGTGTGAGCTCTCCGGCTACGGCAGGCATGAGGCCT TGTCTCCTTTCTATTCGGAGCGGCTGAAGGAGGCTCATGTCAGACTGTACCCATCCAGCCGCTGCACATCACAACACTTACTTAACAGAACGGTCACCGACAACATGCTGTGTGCTGGAGACACTCGGAGCGGCGGGCCCCAGGCGAACCTGCACGACGCCTGCCAG GGTGATTCAGGAGGCCCCCTGGTGTGTCTGAATGGTGGCCGCATGACTTTGGTGGGCATCATCAGCTGGGGCCTGGGCTGTGGACAGAAGGATGTCCCGGGTGTGTACACCAAGGTCACCAACTACCTAGACTGGATTCAAGACAACATGCAACCGTGA